Proteins found in one Orcinus orca chromosome 11, mOrcOrc1.1, whole genome shotgun sequence genomic segment:
- the SLC38A2 gene encoding sodium-coupled neutral amino acid symporter 2 isoform X1, whose product MKKAEMGRFSISPDEDSSSYSSNSDFNYSYPTKQAALKSHYADVDPENQNFLLESNLGKKKYETDFHPGTTSFGMSVFNLSNAIVGSGILGLSYAMANTGIALFIILLTFVSIFSLYSVHLLLKTANEGGSLLYEQLGHKAFGMVGKLAASGSITMQNIGAMSSYLFIVKYELPLVIQALMNIEDTTGLWYLNGDYLVLLVSLVLILPLSLLRNLGYLGYTSGLSLLCMMFFLIVVVCKKFQISCPAEVAFLINETVNSTLAQPTAFVPDVAFNMTEGDSCQPHYFIFNSQTVYAVPILTFSFVCHPAVLPIYEELKGRSRRRMMNVSKISFFAMFLMYLLAALFGYLTFYEHVESELLHTYSSVMGADVLLLVVRLAVLVAVTLTVPVVIFPIRSSITHLLCATKDFSWWRHSIITMSILAFTNLLVIFVPTIRDIFGFIGASAAAMLIFILPSAFYIKLVKKEPMKSVQKIGALFFLLSGVVVMTGSMTLIVLDWVHNASGGGH is encoded by the exons ATGAAGAAAGCCGAAATGGGAAGGTTCAGTATTTCCCCAGATGAGGACAGCAGCAGCTACAGTTCCAACAGTGACTTCAACTACTCCTACCCCACCAAACAAGCTGCTCTGAAAAG ccaTTATGCAGATGTAGATCCTGAAAACCAGAACTTTTTACTTGAGTCGAATTTGGGGAAGAAGAAGTATGAAACAGACTTT CATCCAGGTACTACTTCCTTTGGAATGTCAGTATTTAATCTGAGCAATGCGATTGTGGGCAGTGGAATCCTTGGGCTTTCTTATGCCATGGCTAATACTGGAATTGCTCTTTTTAT AATCCTGTTGACATTTGTGTCAATATTTTCCCTGTATTCTGTTCATCTCCTTTTGAAGACTGCCAATGAAGGAG GGTCTTTATTATATGAACAACTGGGACATAAGGCATTTGGAATGGTTGGAAAGCTTGCAGCTTCTGGATCCATTACAATGCAGAACATCGGag CTATGTCAAGCTACCTCTTCATAGTGAAATATGAGTTACCTTTGGTGATCCAGGCATTAATGAACATTGAAGATACAACTGG ATTGTGGTATCTGAACGGTGACTATTTGGTTCTGTTGGTCTCACTGGTGCTCATTCTTCCCTTGTCACTGCTGAGGAATTTAG gATATTTGGGGTACACCAGTGGCCTTTCCTTGTTGTGTATGATGTTCTTTCTGATTGTG GTGGTTTGCAAGAAATTTCAGATTTCTTGTCCTGCAGAAGTTGCTTTTCTTATTAACGAAACCGTAAACAGCACCTTAGCACAGCCAACAGCTTTTGTACCTGATGTGGCTTTTAATATGACTGAAGGTGATTCTTGCCAACcacattattttatcttcaacTCACAG ACTGTCTATGCTGTGCCAATTCTGACCTTTTCATTTGTCTGTCATCCTGCTGTTCTTCCCATTTATGAAGAGCTTAAAGG CCGCAGCCGTAGAAGAATGATGAACGTgtccaagatttcattttttgctATGTTTCTCATGTACCTGCTTGCTGCCCTCTTTGGATACCTGACGTTTTATG AACACGTTGAGTCAGAATTGCTTCATACCTACTCTTCCGTCATGGGAGCTGATGTTCTGCTTCTCGTCGTCCGTTTGGCTGTGTTGGTGGCTGTCACCCTGACAGTACCTGTAGTTATTTTCCCA ATCCGGAGTTCCATAACTCACTTGCTGTGTGCAACCAAAGATTTCAGTTGGTGGCGTCATAGTATCATTACAATGTCTATCTTGGCATTTACCAATTTACTTGTCATCTTTGTACCAACTATTAGGGATATCTTTGGTTTCATTG GTGCATCTGCAGCTGCtatgttaatttttattcttccatcTGCCTTTTATATCAAGttagtgaagaaagaacctatgaAGTCTGTACAAAAGATTGGG GCTCTGTTCTTCCTGTTAAGTGGCGTAGTGGTGATGACCGGAAGCATGACCTTGATTGTGTTGGATTGGGTCCACAATGCCTCCGGAGGTGGCCATTAA
- the SLC38A2 gene encoding sodium-coupled neutral amino acid symporter 2 isoform X2 has protein sequence MKQTLILLTFVSIFSLYSVHLLLKTANEGGSLLYEQLGHKAFGMVGKLAASGSITMQNIGAMSSYLFIVKYELPLVIQALMNIEDTTGLWYLNGDYLVLLVSLVLILPLSLLRNLGYLGYTSGLSLLCMMFFLIVVVCKKFQISCPAEVAFLINETVNSTLAQPTAFVPDVAFNMTEGDSCQPHYFIFNSQTVYAVPILTFSFVCHPAVLPIYEELKGRSRRRMMNVSKISFFAMFLMYLLAALFGYLTFYEHVESELLHTYSSVMGADVLLLVVRLAVLVAVTLTVPVVIFPIRSSITHLLCATKDFSWWRHSIITMSILAFTNLLVIFVPTIRDIFGFIGASAAAMLIFILPSAFYIKLVKKEPMKSVQKIGALFFLLSGVVVMTGSMTLIVLDWVHNASGGGH, from the exons ATGAAACAGACTTT AATCCTGTTGACATTTGTGTCAATATTTTCCCTGTATTCTGTTCATCTCCTTTTGAAGACTGCCAATGAAGGAG GGTCTTTATTATATGAACAACTGGGACATAAGGCATTTGGAATGGTTGGAAAGCTTGCAGCTTCTGGATCCATTACAATGCAGAACATCGGag CTATGTCAAGCTACCTCTTCATAGTGAAATATGAGTTACCTTTGGTGATCCAGGCATTAATGAACATTGAAGATACAACTGG ATTGTGGTATCTGAACGGTGACTATTTGGTTCTGTTGGTCTCACTGGTGCTCATTCTTCCCTTGTCACTGCTGAGGAATTTAG gATATTTGGGGTACACCAGTGGCCTTTCCTTGTTGTGTATGATGTTCTTTCTGATTGTG GTGGTTTGCAAGAAATTTCAGATTTCTTGTCCTGCAGAAGTTGCTTTTCTTATTAACGAAACCGTAAACAGCACCTTAGCACAGCCAACAGCTTTTGTACCTGATGTGGCTTTTAATATGACTGAAGGTGATTCTTGCCAACcacattattttatcttcaacTCACAG ACTGTCTATGCTGTGCCAATTCTGACCTTTTCATTTGTCTGTCATCCTGCTGTTCTTCCCATTTATGAAGAGCTTAAAGG CCGCAGCCGTAGAAGAATGATGAACGTgtccaagatttcattttttgctATGTTTCTCATGTACCTGCTTGCTGCCCTCTTTGGATACCTGACGTTTTATG AACACGTTGAGTCAGAATTGCTTCATACCTACTCTTCCGTCATGGGAGCTGATGTTCTGCTTCTCGTCGTCCGTTTGGCTGTGTTGGTGGCTGTCACCCTGACAGTACCTGTAGTTATTTTCCCA ATCCGGAGTTCCATAACTCACTTGCTGTGTGCAACCAAAGATTTCAGTTGGTGGCGTCATAGTATCATTACAATGTCTATCTTGGCATTTACCAATTTACTTGTCATCTTTGTACCAACTATTAGGGATATCTTTGGTTTCATTG GTGCATCTGCAGCTGCtatgttaatttttattcttccatcTGCCTTTTATATCAAGttagtgaagaaagaacctatgaAGTCTGTACAAAAGATTGGG GCTCTGTTCTTCCTGTTAAGTGGCGTAGTGGTGATGACCGGAAGCATGACCTTGATTGTGTTGGATTGGGTCCACAATGCCTCCGGAGGTGGCCATTAA